The Candidatus Omnitrophota bacterium genomic interval TCGTAAATTAAAAATAGTTTTTAACAGCAAATGGTTTGAAAAGATGTCAGGGGCAGAAATGCTGCAACTTACTACTCATGCTTCGGTTTCTCAGATGTTGGCTCGCGAAGATTTTAAGAAGCGTTTTACAAATGGAGAAAATATTTCTATTTTGGAATTTGTTTATCCGCTAATGCAGGGGTATGATTCGGTTATGCTTGAGGCTGATGTGGAGATCGGGGGCACGGATCAGATATTTAATTTATTGGTTGGCAGAGAGTTCCAAAAAGATTATAACCAGCCGCAGCAGGTAGTTTTAACTATGCCGCTCTTAGAAGGCACCGATGGTGTTGCCAAAATGAGTAAGTCTTATACTAATTACATCGGCATTAATGAATCGGCAAAGGAGATATTTGGTAAAATTATGTCAATCTCCGACGGGATGATGCTTAAATATTATGAATTACTTACGGATGAGGACTTGGAAAAAGTTAAATCGATGCATCCTAAAGAGGCAAAGGTAAATTTAGCCAAGATTATCATTGCTCAATATCATTCAACTCAGGCAGCAGAAAATGAAGCTAAAGAATTTGAGCGCGTTTTCTCGCAGAAAGAGGTTCCTCAGGATATGCCTACTTTTAAAACCGATGGCAAAAAAGATATTCTGGCCATACTTATTGAAAGTAAGTTAGTGGCTAGCGGTAATGAAGCGCGCAGGCTTATAAAACAAGGGGCAGTCAGCTTTAATAATAAAAAAATCGATAAAGACGATTTTGTCCCACAAGTAGCCGGTATCCTCAAAGCCGGTTCCCGCAGGTTCCTAAAGATAGTAGTTTAGAATCCTAAATGGAATACAAATATTCCGTAAGCAAAGATAACCTCCTGGTTGTAACTGGCGCTGGACAAAAACCCCTAAAACCCAAAGGCAATTTTCAAATTAACCAAAATAACCAGCTGGAGTATTGGCTTAATGAGCCGCAAAACTGGCGTAGGATTTATAATCTGCCTGGAAAAATCACATTTGAAGGTAAGTGGCGGCTGGATTCTAATCATGATTTGGAATTAATTTTAAATAAAACCCGCGGTCAATCCGAAAACAGCCGTCTTACTTTAAGAGGAGAAATAATTTCAGTTAAGGAGAACATCCTGGCCTTTGAAATAATTACGCACACAGCAGGGGACGGTTCTCGAAGAGAACCGTCCCCTGCTACTTTCCATATTCTTAAACTTACCGGTATTTGGAAAGCGGATGAAGCTAACCGCCT includes:
- the tyrS gene encoding tyrosine--tRNA ligase gives rise to the protein MNIDEQLSIIRRGAVEIISEEELRKKLEISLKTKRPLKIKAGFDPTAPDLHLGHTVLLRKLRQFQDLGHEVYFLIGDFTGQIGDPSGRSEIRKQLTKQEVASNAGTYKKQVAKILDIRKLKIVFNSKWFEKMSGAEMLQLTTHASVSQMLAREDFKKRFTNGENISILEFVYPLMQGYDSVMLEADVEIGGTDQIFNLLVGREFQKDYNQPQQVVLTMPLLEGTDGVAKMSKSYTNYIGINESAKEIFGKIMSISDGMMLKYYELLTDEDLEKVKSMHPKEAKVNLAKIIIAQYHSTQAAENEAKEFERVFSQKEVPQDMPTFKTDGKKDILAILIESKLVASGNEARRLIKQGAVSFNNKKIDKDDFVPQVAGILKAGSRRFLKIVV